GGCCCTGGTGCCGTTGGCCATCGTCTTCGACGTGCTCGACGGCCGCGTCGCGCGCTGGCGCCATCGCCAGTCGCCGATGGGACGCGAGCTCGACTCGCTCGCCGACGTCATCTCCTTCGGCGTGGCGCCGGCGGCGATCGCCTACGCGGTCGGCCTCGCGACCGCGCTCGACCAGCTCGTCCTCGTCGCCTTCGTCCTCTGCGGCCTCAGCCGCCTGGCGCGCTACAACGTCACCGCCGAATCGCTCAGCGACGCCGACGGCGCGGTGACGCATTTCGAAGGCACGCCGATCCCGACCAGCATCGTGCCGCTCGCGCTGCTGCTGCTCGCCTACGCGACCGACCACCTGGGCGCCGTGACGACGCTCGGCCTTGCCTGGCATCTCCCGGTGCTGCTCTTCGCCGCGTCGGGCAGCCTGATGATCAGCAAGACGCTGCGCATCCCGAAGCCGTGACGTCGCCGCGCGGACCCGCGCCGCCGCTGCGTGGTCAATCGCGGCGGCGCGTGCTAGGCGTGCCGCCGCTCGCATGCCGTGCACCCGTCTGCTGATCGCCAATCGCGGCGAGATCGCCATCCGCATCGCCCGCAGCGCCGCCGAGGTCGGGGTGGCGACGGTGGCGGTGTTCTCCGAGGACGACGCCACGGCGCTGCACCGCCTGCACGCCGACGCGGCGCGGCCGCTGCGCGGCGTCGGTCCGGCGGCCTACCTGGACGCCGAGCAGCTCATCGCCGCGGCGCGCGACGCCGGCTGCGACGCGCTGCACCCGGGCTACGGCTTCCTCGCCGAGCAGGCCGACTTCGCGCGCGCCTGCGGCGCCGCCGGCCTGACCTTCGTCGGGCCGCACGCCGACGCGCTGGCGCTGCTCGGCGACAAGTCGAAGGCGCGCGCCCTGGCGGTCGGCGCCGGCGTGCCGGTGCTCGCCGGCAGCGAGGGCGCGGTGTCGCTCGAACAGGCGCGCGCCTTCCTCGCCGGTCTCGCCGGGGCGCCGATGGTGATCAAGGCGGTCGCCGGCGGCGGCGGCCGCGGCATGCGCATCGTCGCCGAGGCCGACCACCTCGCCGCCGCCTATGCCCGCTGCCGCTCCGAAGCCGGCAACGCCTTCGCCGACGATCGGGTCTACGTCGAGCAACTGCTGCCGCGGGCGCGCCATCTCGAGGTGCAGATCGTCGGCGACCGACGGGGCGGGCTCGTCGATCTCGGCGAGCGCGAGTGCACCCTGCAGCGGCGCCACCAGAAGCTGATCGAGCTCGCCCCGAGCCCGTGGGCGACGCCGCGGCTGCGCCAGCGCCTCGCCGCGGCGGCGCGGCGGCTCGCCGAGGCGGTCGCCTGCGACGGCGTCGCCACCGTCGAGTTCCTGGTCGACGCCGACGCGGCGCCGGACGAGGCGCCGTTCTTCTTCATCGAGGCGAATCCGCGCCTGCAGGTGGAGCACACGGTGACCGAGGCGGTCACCGGCCTCGACCTGGTGGCGATCCAGCTCGCCATCGCCGCCGGCGGCTCGCTCGCCGATCTCGGTCTCGGCGCCGCCGCGCCGCCGCCGCGCGGCATGGCGCTGCAGGCGCGGGTGAACATGGAGACGGTCGGCGCGGACGGATCGGTGAAGCCCGCCGGCGGCACCCTCACCGCCTTCGACGCGCCGTCCGGACCGGGGGTGCGGGTCGATACCTGCGCCTACAGCGGCTGGTCGCCGAGCCCGCGCTTCGACTCGCTGCTGGCGAAGGTCGTCGTGCACGTCCCCGATGCGCGGATCGGCGCCGTGGTCGACAAAGCCTCTCGCGCCCTCAGCGCCCTGCGGGTCGGCGGCGTGGCGACCAACGTCGACTTCCTGCAGACCCTGCTCAGCGAGCCCGACGTGCGGGCGATGGACGTCACCACCGGCTGGGTCGACGCCCGCCTCGGCAGCCTGGCCGCCGCCGACGCGGCCCGCCATCCGCGCCGCTTCTTCGCCGTCGCCGACGTCGAGGCCGCCGCCGACGCGTCGGTGGAGATCGCAACGCCGCCGGGGGCGCGCGCGGTGCGCGCGCCGCTGCAGGGCACGGTGGTGAGCATCGACGTCGCCGTCGGGTCGCGGGTCGCCGCCGGCCAGTCGCTGCTGGTGATGGAAGCGATGAAGATGGAGCACGTCGTCGCCGCGCCGACCGGCGGCATCGTGGTCGCCGTGGCGGTGGCCGCCGGCGCCGCGGTGCGCGAGGCGGCGCCGCTGCTCTTCCTCGAACCCGCCGACGACGCGATCGCGGCGACCACCGCCGCCGACGGCGAGGACCCGAACGCGCTGCGCCCCGAGCTCGTCGAAGCGATCGAACGGCACGCCGTCGGCCTCGACGCGCGCCGCCCGGAGGCGGTGGCGCGGCGCCGCCGCACCGGTCAGCGCACGGCGCGCGAGAACGTCGACGACCTCTGCGACCCGGGGAGCTTCGTCGAGTACGGCGCCCTCGCCCTGGCGGCGCAGCGCAGCCGGCGCCCGCTCGAGGACCTGATCGCCCGCACCCCCGGCGACGGCCTGGTGGGCGGCATCGGCACGGTGAACGCCACCCGCGTCGACCCGGCGCGCAGCCGCTGCGTGGTGATGTCCTACGACTACACCGTGCTCGCCGGCACCCAGGGCTTCCAGAACCACCGCAAGAAGGACCGCCTGTTCGAGCTCGCCGAACGCCAGCGGCTGCCGGTGGTGCTGTTCGCCGAGGGCGGCGGCGGCCGGCCGGGCGACACCGACGCCCCCGGCGTCTCCGGTCTCGACTGCCTCGCCTTCCAGTACTTCGCCGCGCTGAGCGGGCTGGTGCCGCTGGTCGGCATCGCCTCCGGCCGCTGCTTCGCCGGCAACGCGGCGTTGCTCGGCAGTTGCGACGTGGTCATCGCGACCCGGGGCGCCAACATCGGCATGGGCGGCCCGGCGATGATCGAGGGCGGCGGACTCGGCGTCTTCCGGCCCGAGGAGGTGGGGCCGCTGGCGGTGCAGGCGGCCAACGGCGTCGTCGACGTCGCGGTCGCCGACGAAGCCGACGCGGTGCGCGTGGCGCGACAGTACCTGTCGTACTTCCAGGGTCCGCTCGCCGCCTGGACGTGCCCGGACCAGCGCCGCCTGCGCACCGTGGTGCCGGCGAACCGGCTGCGCGTCTACGACGTGCGCCGCGCCATCGCCGGTCTCGCCGACGACGACTCGGTGCTCGAGCTGCGCCGCGCCTTCGGCGCCGGCATGGTGACGGCGCTGGCTCGCATCGAGGGGCGGCCGCTCGGCATCGTCGCCAACAACCCGCTGCACCTCGCCGGCGCCATCGACCGCGACGGCGCCGACAAGGCGGCGCGCTTCATGCAGCTCTGCGACGCCTTCGACCTGCCGCTGCTCTTTCTCTGCGACACGCCCGGCATCATGGTCGGCCCGGCGGCCGAGGAGACGGCCCTGGTGCGGCACGCGGCGCGGCTGTTCGTGGTCGGCGCCAGCCTGACCGTACCGTTCTGCACCGTCGTCCTGCGCAAGGGCTACGGCCTCGGCGCCCAGGCGATGGCCGGCGGCAGCTTCAAGGCGCCGCTGTTCACCGTCTCGTGGCCGAGCGGGGAATTCGGCGGCATGGGCCTCGAAGGCGCGGTGCGCCTCGGCTTCCGCAACGAGCTCGCCGCGGTGCAGGACGAGGCCGAGCGGCAGGCGCTGTTCGAGAAGATGGTCGCCCGCGCCTACGAGATCGGCAAGGCGGTCAACGTCGCCTCGCACTTCGAGATCGACGACGTGATCGATCCCGCCGACACCCGCCGCTGGATCGTCGCCGCCCTCGCCGCCGCGCCGCCCCCACCGCCGCGCGCGGGGAAGAAGCGCCCCTGCGTCGACCCGTGGTGAGCGGAGGCACCACCCCAGGGAGGATCACTGCGGCTCGGTGTTCCTCCGTGGCTCCTCAACTCGACTGCTGTCGTCCCCGCGACTGCACGCCGGCCCGGCGGGCGGCCAGCACCTCGGGCGTCAGTCCGCGGGCATGGTCGCGCGCGGTCTCGCTCTCGATCGCCAGACCGCGGGCGAAGGTCTCGGCATAGCCGGCGTCGATGACCCGCTTGTAGGCCCGCATCACGTCGGGGACGCAGGAGCGCATGTCCTGCGCCAGCGCCTGGCAGGTCGGCAGCAGCGCCGCGGGCTCGACGACGCGATTCACCAGCCCCCACGCCTCCGCCTGCTCGGCGCTCAGGTAGTTGCCGGTCAGCGACAGCTCCTTGGCGCGATAGATGCCGATGGTGCGCGACAGCTTCTGGCTGAGGCCCCAGCCCGGCATGATGCCGACCCGCGCGTGGGTGTCGGCGAAGCGGGCGCCGCGCGCCGCGATCAGCAGGTCGCAGGCGAGCGCCAGCTCGAAGCCGCCGGTGATGGCGAAGCCGTTGATGGCGCCGATCACCGGCTTGCCGCACCCCTGCACGGCGCCGACCACGTCGCCGCCGGCCACCGCCGATGCGGCGTCGTCGGCGGCGCCGGTCTCGCCGCCGAGCTCCTTCAGGTCGAGGCCGGCGCAGAAGGCGCGGCCGGCGCCGGTGAGAATCACCACCTCGACGGCCGGATCCCCTGCCAGACGGGTGAAGGTCTCGGCG
The genomic region above belongs to bacterium and contains:
- the pssA gene encoding CDP-diacylglycerol--serine O-phosphatidyltransferase gives rise to the protein MLRSFHAADLFTMANGGCGVLAVFHAMQFHGGGGARALWIAAALVPLAIVFDVLDGRVARWRHRQSPMGRELDSLADVISFGVAPAAIAYAVGLATALDQLVLVAFVLCGLSRLARYNVTAESLSDADGAVTHFEGTPIPTSIVPLALLLLAYATDHLGAVTTLGLAWHLPVLLFAASGSLMISKTLRIPKP
- a CDS encoding ATP-grasp domain-containing protein, which codes for MPCTRLLIANRGEIAIRIARSAAEVGVATVAVFSEDDATALHRLHADAARPLRGVGPAAYLDAEQLIAAARDAGCDALHPGYGFLAEQADFARACGAAGLTFVGPHADALALLGDKSKARALAVGAGVPVLAGSEGAVSLEQARAFLAGLAGAPMVIKAVAGGGGRGMRIVAEADHLAAAYARCRSEAGNAFADDRVYVEQLLPRARHLEVQIVGDRRGGLVDLGERECTLQRRHQKLIELAPSPWATPRLRQRLAAAARRLAEAVACDGVATVEFLVDADAAPDEAPFFFIEANPRLQVEHTVTEAVTGLDLVAIQLAIAAGGSLADLGLGAAAPPPRGMALQARVNMETVGADGSVKPAGGTLTAFDAPSGPGVRVDTCAYSGWSPSPRFDSLLAKVVVHVPDARIGAVVDKASRALSALRVGGVATNVDFLQTLLSEPDVRAMDVTTGWVDARLGSLAAADAARHPRRFFAVADVEAAADASVEIATPPGARAVRAPLQGTVVSIDVAVGSRVAAGQSLLVMEAMKMEHVVAAPTGGIVVAVAVAAGAAVREAAPLLFLEPADDAIAATTAADGEDPNALRPELVEAIERHAVGLDARRPEAVARRRRTGQRTARENVDDLCDPGSFVEYGALALAAQRSRRPLEDLIARTPGDGLVGGIGTVNATRVDPARSRCVVMSYDYTVLAGTQGFQNHRKKDRLFELAERQRLPVVLFAEGGGGRPGDTDAPGVSGLDCLAFQYFAALSGLVPLVGIASGRCFAGNAALLGSCDVVIATRGANIGMGGPAMIEGGGLGVFRPEEVGPLAVQAANGVVDVAVADEADAVRVARQYLSYFQGPLAAWTCPDQRRLRTVVPANRLRVYDVRRAIAGLADDDSVLELRRAFGAGMVTALARIEGRPLGIVANNPLHLAGAIDRDGADKAARFMQLCDAFDLPLLFLCDTPGIMVGPAAEETALVRHAARLFVVGASLTVPFCTVVLRKGYGLGAQAMAGGSFKAPLFTVSWPSGEFGGMGLEGAVRLGFRNELAAVQDEAERQALFEKMVARAYEIGKAVNVASHFEIDDVIDPADTRRWIVAALAAAPPPPPRAGKKRPCVDPW
- a CDS encoding enoyl-CoA hydratase, which gives rise to MTADVLLVDVADGVATVTLNRPQAMNALSRVLRAAIAETFTRLAGDPAVEVVILTGAGRAFCAGLDLKELGGETGAADDAASAVAGGDVVGAVQGCGKPVIGAINGFAITGGFELALACDLLIAARGARFADTHARVGIMPGWGLSQKLSRTIGIYRAKELSLTGNYLSAEQAEAWGLVNRVVEPAALLPTCQALAQDMRSCVPDVMRAYKRVIDAGYAETFARGLAIESETARDHARGLTPEVLAARRAGVQSRGRQQSS